In the genome of Pelodiscus sinensis isolate JC-2024 chromosome 15, ASM4963464v1, whole genome shotgun sequence, one region contains:
- the MTRFR gene encoding mitochondrial translation release factor in rescue isoform X1 → MNASSLFHSTINTLAWRPWLWRQQKFLSPQLAIPLFPVAGKKNSCDLLALNETDLEEQFVRGDGPGGQATNKTSNCVVLKHIPSGIVVKCHQTRSVELNRQRAREILQQKVDLFYKGENSDIFKEKRTAEKKKQEKKRRAKENLEKKMHIKEMQESDSK, encoded by the exons ATGAATGCTTCAAGTTTGTTTCATTCTACAATAAATACATTGGCTTGGAGGCCATGGCTTTGGAGGCAACAAAAGTTTTTATCCCCCCAACTGGCTATACCTTTATTCCCAGTTGCAGGAAAGAAGAATTCTTGTGATCTTCTTGCACTAAATGAAACAGACTTAGAAGAGCAGTTTGTAAGAGGTGATGGCCCAGGAGGCCAAGCAACTAATAAGACAAGCAACTGTGTAGTTCTGAAACACATTCCATCTGGGATTGTAGTCAAG TGTCATCAGACTAGATCAGTGGAGCTGAACCGACAGAGAGCCAGAGAAATCCTACAGCAGAAAGTTGACCTCTTTTACAAAGGTGAAAATAGTgacatttttaaagagaaaagaacagctgagaagaaaaagcaagaaaagaaaagaagagcaAAGGAGAATCTAGAAAAGAAAATGCACATTAAAGAAATGCAAGAATCAGATTCCAAATGA
- the MTRFR gene encoding mitochondrial translation release factor in rescue isoform X3, with the protein MRHLNAVAGKKNSCDLLALNETDLEEQFVRGDGPGGQATNKTSNCVVLKHIPSGIVVKCHQTRSVELNRQRAREILQQKVDLFYKGENSDIFKEKRTAEKKKQEKKRRAKENLEKKMHIKEMQESDSK; encoded by the exons TTGCAGGAAAGAAGAATTCTTGTGATCTTCTTGCACTAAATGAAACAGACTTAGAAGAGCAGTTTGTAAGAGGTGATGGCCCAGGAGGCCAAGCAACTAATAAGACAAGCAACTGTGTAGTTCTGAAACACATTCCATCTGGGATTGTAGTCAAG TGTCATCAGACTAGATCAGTGGAGCTGAACCGACAGAGAGCCAGAGAAATCCTACAGCAGAAAGTTGACCTCTTTTACAAAGGTGAAAATAGTgacatttttaaagagaaaagaacagctgagaagaaaaagcaagaaaagaaaagaagagcaAAGGAGAATCTAGAAAAGAAAATGCACATTAAAGAAATGCAAGAATCAGATTCCAAATGA